The Metabacillus schmidteae genome includes a region encoding these proteins:
- a CDS encoding ABC transporter permease gives MILPGLLYFIIFKYVPMGGLIIAFQDYQPFLGISGSPWAGLKHFTRLFTEPTFFMLLTNTLFLFALNLFIFFPIPIILALMLNEVRGKFFKSTIQTVIYIPHFMSWVIIVSISYVFLTVDGGVINELIAKAGGEKMDFLTDGGWTRAVYILQIIWKEMGWSTIIYLAAVTAVDPQLYEAAKMDGANRLRQIWHVTLPAIRPVIIILLILKIGQTLDLGFEHVYLLLNSLNRESMEIFDTYVYTAGLKNGQLSYSTAVGLFKGLVGLILVIGANKLAKKFGEDGLY, from the coding sequence ATGATATTGCCGGGTCTGCTATATTTTATTATTTTTAAGTATGTTCCGATGGGAGGACTGATCATTGCCTTTCAGGATTACCAGCCGTTTTTAGGGATATCAGGAAGTCCTTGGGCGGGTCTTAAACATTTTACCCGATTATTTACAGAACCAACCTTTTTTATGTTATTAACAAATACACTGTTTCTGTTTGCATTGAATCTATTTATCTTTTTCCCTATTCCTATCATTCTGGCATTAATGTTAAATGAAGTAAGAGGGAAGTTTTTCAAAAGTACGATCCAAACCGTTATCTATATCCCGCATTTTATGTCATGGGTTATTATCGTATCGATTTCTTACGTCTTCTTAACAGTAGATGGAGGAGTTATAAATGAATTGATTGCGAAAGCCGGCGGGGAGAAAATGGATTTCTTAACAGATGGTGGCTGGACCCGGGCCGTTTATATCCTGCAAATTATATGGAAAGAAATGGGCTGGTCAACTATCATTTATTTGGCTGCTGTGACAGCCGTAGATCCACAACTATATGAAGCTGCAAAAATGGATGGTGCTAACCGACTGCGTCAAATCTGGCATGTTACCTTGCCTGCAATCCGTCCGGTTATTATTATTCTATTAATTTTAAAAATTGGTCAAACGTTAGATTTAGGATTTGAGCATGTGTATCTTCTGCTAAATTCACTAAATAGAGAGTCAATGGAAATTTTTGATACGTATGTCTATACTGCCGGACTTAAAAATGGCCAATTAAGCTATAGTACAGCCGTTGGTTTATTTAAAGGACTTGTGGGATTAATCCTCGTTATTGGAGCGAATAAACTAGCAAAGAAATTTGGAGAGGACGGTCTTTACTAA